In Kangiella profundi, one DNA window encodes the following:
- the tssC gene encoding type VI secretion system contractile sheath large subunit, translating to MTEMEKVSSKEQIVEQSQDILSQAIAATKQTEASRAEELLRALTSEAMKGTVTWNKNLTVTFKEAIDKIDEALSAQLSKIMHNERFQKLEGSWRGLQYLVQNTDTSVSMKLKVINLPKRELFKDLSKAVEFDQSQLFKKIYESEFGTAGGEPFGALIGDYEFTNHPEDIETLELTSNVAAGAFAPFISASSPELFGFNDWTELSKPRDLEKIFDSLEYARWRGFRDSEDSRFVTLTAPRVLARLPYGEQTRPIEEFAFEELPVDGETKVANSVDNKDYCWMNASYVLGSKLTQAFTEHGWCTAIRGAEGGGKVTSLPMHNFMSDDGDMDMQCPTEVGITDRREAELSKLGFLPLCHYKNTDYAVFFGSNTTQRPKKYDSPDATANADISSRLPYIMATSRFAHYLKVLARDKIGSFMEPEDCEAWLNRWILNYVNADEAAGQESRAKYPLAEAKVEVEEVPGSPGVYHAKAWLKPWLQLEELSTSLRLVAKIPESK from the coding sequence AGTCGCGCTGAAGAGTTGTTAAGAGCTTTGACCTCAGAGGCAATGAAAGGCACCGTCACCTGGAACAAAAACTTAACGGTGACCTTCAAGGAAGCAATTGACAAGATTGATGAAGCCTTATCAGCTCAGTTATCAAAAATTATGCACAATGAGCGTTTCCAAAAGCTGGAAGGCTCATGGCGTGGTTTGCAGTATTTGGTGCAAAATACTGATACGTCAGTGTCAATGAAGCTGAAAGTCATCAACCTGCCAAAGCGTGAATTGTTCAAAGATTTAAGCAAAGCGGTGGAGTTTGATCAGAGCCAATTGTTCAAGAAAATTTATGAGAGTGAGTTTGGTACAGCCGGTGGTGAACCATTTGGTGCATTAATCGGCGACTATGAATTCACCAATCATCCGGAGGATATCGAAACACTGGAACTCACGTCGAATGTTGCCGCAGGAGCTTTTGCTCCCTTTATTTCAGCATCGTCTCCAGAATTGTTTGGATTCAATGATTGGACCGAGTTATCAAAGCCGCGCGACCTGGAGAAAATCTTTGACTCATTGGAATATGCCCGCTGGCGTGGGTTCCGTGACTCGGAAGACTCACGTTTTGTAACTCTTACTGCACCCCGCGTGCTGGCGCGACTTCCGTATGGTGAACAAACGCGTCCAATCGAAGAGTTTGCCTTTGAAGAACTACCGGTTGATGGTGAGACCAAGGTGGCAAACAGCGTTGATAATAAAGACTATTGCTGGATGAATGCCTCCTATGTACTTGGCAGTAAACTGACTCAGGCATTTACCGAGCACGGCTGGTGTACCGCGATTCGTGGCGCGGAAGGTGGTGGTAAAGTCACATCATTGCCTATGCATAATTTCATGAGTGATGATGGCGACATGGATATGCAGTGCCCGACCGAAGTGGGAATTACCGACCGTCGTGAAGCTGAGTTAAGTAAACTAGGCTTCCTGCCATTGTGTCACTACAAGAATACAGACTATGCGGTGTTCTTTGGCTCCAATACTACGCAGCGTCCCAAAAAGTATGACAGTCCTGATGCTACCGCAAATGCCGACATTTCATCGCGTTTGCCATACATTATGGCAACGTCACGTTTCGCTCATTACTTGAAGGTATTGGCGCGTGACAAGATTGGTTCATTTATGGAGCCAGAAGACTGTGAAGCCTGGTTGAACCGCTGGATCCTTAATTACGTCAACGCGGATGAAGCAGCGGGTCAGGAATCACGTGCCAAATATCCATTGGCTGAAGCTAAGGTTGAAGTGGAAGAAGTACCGGGAAGCCCCGGTGTCTATCATGCGAAAGCCTGGTTAAAGCCATGGCTGCAGCTGGAAGAGCTAAGCACTTCATTACGCTTGGTAGCTAAAATTCCGGAAAGCAAGTAG